The following are from one region of the Nocardioides marmotae genome:
- a CDS encoding ABC transporter substrate-binding protein, with protein MTSRSRTTRAGALLAAALLSLTACGEDADAEPAAGGGEGGSDFGAITLQLSWIKNAEFAGEFFADTAGHYEDAGFTSVTMDPGPGAIETLVATEDADFGLSNAVSTAQVIAEEDAPLKIVGTKFQKNPFTILSLADGGDIATPEDLVGKKIGVQAGGNETLFDALLEVNGIDPSDVEKVPVEYDPAPLIDGEVDGFLAYITNESITVQAQGMEVTNLPFADNGLPFVAESVITTERMIEEEPEKVKAFLEAEIRGWQDALADPDESARLAVEEYGKDLKLDMAKELEQAEVQTGLIVTPDVEANGLFTITDELIEQNLATLAAAGIEIEAEDLFDLSLLTELLEEKPELTELPS; from the coding sequence ATGACCTCTCGCTCGCGTACCACCCGTGCCGGAGCCCTCCTGGCCGCCGCCCTCCTCTCCCTCACCGCCTGCGGCGAGGACGCCGACGCCGAGCCCGCCGCCGGCGGGGGCGAGGGCGGGAGCGACTTCGGCGCCATCACCCTCCAGCTGTCCTGGATCAAGAACGCCGAGTTCGCCGGGGAGTTCTTCGCCGACACCGCCGGCCACTACGAGGACGCCGGCTTCACCTCGGTGACGATGGACCCCGGCCCGGGCGCGATCGAGACCCTCGTCGCCACCGAGGACGCCGACTTCGGGCTCAGCAACGCCGTCTCCACCGCCCAGGTGATCGCCGAGGAGGACGCGCCGCTGAAGATCGTCGGCACCAAGTTCCAGAAGAACCCCTTCACGATCCTCTCGCTCGCCGACGGCGGCGACATCGCGACGCCGGAGGACCTGGTCGGCAAGAAGATCGGCGTCCAGGCCGGCGGCAACGAGACCCTCTTCGACGCCCTGCTCGAGGTCAACGGGATCGACCCCTCCGACGTCGAGAAGGTCCCGGTCGAGTACGACCCCGCCCCGCTCATCGACGGCGAGGTCGACGGCTTCCTGGCCTACATCACCAACGAGTCGATCACCGTGCAGGCCCAGGGCATGGAGGTCACCAACCTGCCCTTCGCCGACAACGGCCTGCCGTTCGTCGCGGAGTCGGTCATCACCACCGAGCGGATGATCGAGGAGGAGCCGGAGAAGGTGAAGGCCTTCCTCGAGGCCGAGATCCGCGGCTGGCAGGACGCCCTGGCCGACCCCGACGAGAGCGCCCGGCTGGCGGTCGAGGAGTACGGCAAGGACCTCAAGCTCGACATGGCCAAGGAGCTCGAGCAGGCCGAGGTGCAGACCGGCCTCATCGTGACCCCCGACGTCGAGGCCAACGGGTTGTTCACGATCACCGACGAGCTGATCGAGCAGAACCTCGCCACCCTCGCCGCCGCCGGCATCGAGATCGAGGCCGAGGACCTCTTCGACCTCTCGCTGCTCACCGAGCTGCTCGAGGAGAAGCCCGAGCTCACCGAGCTCCCCTCCTGA
- a CDS encoding nucleoside deaminase, with translation MTDQTWLDRAVRLAVENVATGGGPFGAVVVRDGVVVAEGTNRVTPDLDPTAHAEVVAVRRACAELGTFTLAGCALYTSCEPCPLCLAASLWARLDRVVYAADRDDAAGAGFDDRAFYDLVAADRATWPMPVTAEPLAQRLAPFDAWLTKADRTAY, from the coding sequence GTGACCGACCAGACCTGGCTCGACCGGGCCGTCCGCCTCGCCGTCGAGAACGTCGCGACCGGCGGCGGGCCGTTCGGGGCCGTCGTGGTCCGCGACGGCGTCGTCGTCGCGGAGGGCACCAACCGGGTCACCCCCGACCTCGACCCGACCGCCCACGCCGAGGTCGTCGCCGTCCGCCGCGCGTGCGCGGAGCTGGGCACCTTCACCCTCGCCGGCTGCGCGCTCTACACCTCCTGCGAGCCGTGCCCGCTCTGCCTCGCGGCCTCGCTGTGGGCGCGCCTGGACCGGGTCGTGTACGCCGCGGACCGTGACGACGCCGCGGGCGCCGGCTTCGACGACCGCGCGTTCTACGACCTCGTCGCCGCCGACCGGGCGACCTGGCCGATGCCGGTCACCGCCGAGCCGCTGGCGCAGCGGCTCGCGCCCTTCGACGCCTGGCTGACCAAGGCCGACCGCACCGCCTACTGA
- a CDS encoding molybdopterin-dependent oxidoreductase — MIVDGRPVTGEPRPGQCLRTWLREQGATAVKKGCDAGDCGACSVLVDGRAVHSCVHPAVRAVGREVTTAAGLGTPESPSPVQQRFLDAQGFQCGFCTAGYVVTATALAEEDGTVPDDGLAEVFKGNLCRCTGYRSIRDALAGRTNVAPGAGFGCSAPAPAARRVVTGREEYTLDLPLDGVLHVRLLASPHASARITRIDTTRAEALPGVRLVLTHRDAPDVLYSSGRHASRLDDPDDTRLLDDVVRFRGQRVAAVVADSVAVAEQALALVEVTYDVRPAVHDPEDARRPGAPLVHGEKSATRSRVADPARNVVAQSHGEVGDVAAGLAAAVHRVSGTWCTSRVNHAALETHGARAWLDDDGRLVVRSSTQVPFLVRDELAHVLGLEPDRVRVVTGRIGGGFGGKQEMLVEDVVALAVLRLAEAGVRQPVQLELTREEQFTMVPGRHPMRVEVELGADADGVLTAMRLDVLSDTGAYGNHAPGVLFHGCHESIALYRCANKRLDAEAVYTHNVPSGAFRGYGLGQVIFAIESALDELAREAGLSPAEVRRRNVVRPGDDFVVNGPADTDLVFGSYGLDQCLDLAEEALARDAGEPAPDGWLVGEGLAAAMIATIPPRGHHADASVACEADGSVTIGVGTAEFGNGTATVHVQLVAEELGVDPARVRLHAGDTDAASYDTGAYGSTGSVVAGSAVLAAARDLRRRLAEGERPDADGRVVGRGEHHGTPRSVAFNVHAVRVAIDPATGELRVLRSVQAVDAGVVINPEQLRGQVEGGVAQGLGSALLEEVRVEAGEVTTRTFRNYRVPQMGDLPTTEVLYADTHDALGPHGAKSMSEAPYNPVAPALANAVRDALGVRPHELPMSRDRLWRLARNARCSAADHPRNPQEEP; from the coding sequence ATGATCGTCGACGGCCGGCCGGTCACCGGCGAGCCGCGCCCGGGCCAGTGCCTGCGCACCTGGCTGCGCGAGCAGGGCGCCACCGCGGTCAAGAAGGGCTGCGACGCCGGCGACTGCGGCGCCTGCTCGGTGCTCGTCGACGGCCGGGCGGTGCACTCGTGCGTGCACCCCGCGGTCCGCGCGGTCGGCCGGGAGGTCACGACCGCCGCCGGGCTGGGCACCCCCGAGTCGCCCTCGCCGGTGCAGCAGCGCTTCCTCGACGCCCAGGGCTTCCAGTGCGGCTTCTGCACCGCGGGGTACGTCGTCACCGCCACCGCCCTCGCCGAGGAGGACGGCACCGTGCCGGACGACGGGCTGGCCGAGGTGTTCAAGGGCAACCTGTGTCGCTGCACCGGCTATCGCTCGATCCGCGACGCGCTGGCCGGCCGGACCAACGTCGCCCCGGGCGCCGGCTTCGGGTGCTCGGCCCCCGCCCCCGCCGCGCGGCGCGTGGTCACCGGCCGCGAGGAGTACACCCTCGACCTGCCGCTCGACGGCGTGCTCCACGTCCGGCTGCTGGCCAGCCCGCACGCCTCGGCGCGGATCACCCGCATCGACACCACCCGCGCCGAGGCGCTGCCGGGCGTGCGGCTGGTGCTCACCCACCGCGACGCCCCCGACGTGCTCTACTCCAGCGGCCGGCACGCCAGCCGGCTCGACGACCCCGACGACACCCGCCTGCTCGACGACGTCGTCCGCTTCCGTGGCCAGCGCGTCGCCGCCGTGGTCGCCGACTCGGTCGCCGTGGCCGAGCAGGCGCTCGCCCTCGTCGAGGTGACCTACGACGTCCGGCCGGCCGTCCACGACCCCGAGGACGCCCGGCGACCCGGCGCGCCGCTGGTCCACGGGGAGAAGTCGGCGACCCGCTCGCGGGTCGCCGACCCCGCCCGCAACGTGGTCGCCCAGAGCCACGGCGAGGTCGGCGACGTGGCGGCCGGCCTGGCCGCGGCCGTGCACCGCGTCTCCGGCACCTGGTGCACCAGCCGGGTCAACCACGCGGCGCTGGAGACCCACGGCGCCCGCGCGTGGCTCGACGACGACGGCCGGCTGGTGGTCCGCAGCAGCACCCAGGTGCCGTTCCTGGTCCGCGACGAGCTGGCCCACGTGCTGGGGCTCGAGCCGGACCGGGTCCGGGTCGTCACCGGCCGCATCGGCGGCGGGTTCGGCGGCAAGCAGGAGATGCTCGTGGAGGACGTCGTCGCGCTGGCGGTGCTCCGGCTCGCCGAGGCCGGCGTGCGGCAGCCGGTGCAGCTGGAGCTGACCCGCGAGGAGCAGTTCACGATGGTGCCCGGGCGCCACCCGATGCGCGTCGAGGTCGAGCTCGGCGCCGACGCCGACGGGGTCCTGACCGCGATGCGGCTCGACGTGCTCAGCGACACCGGCGCCTACGGCAACCACGCCCCCGGGGTGCTCTTCCACGGCTGCCACGAGTCGATCGCGCTCTACCGGTGCGCCAACAAGCGCCTCGACGCCGAGGCGGTCTACACCCACAACGTCCCCTCGGGCGCCTTCCGCGGCTACGGGCTGGGCCAGGTGATCTTCGCGATCGAGTCCGCCCTCGACGAGCTGGCCCGCGAGGCCGGCCTCTCCCCCGCCGAGGTCCGCCGCCGCAACGTGGTGCGCCCCGGCGACGACTTCGTGGTCAACGGGCCGGCCGACACCGACCTGGTCTTCGGCAGCTACGGGCTCGACCAGTGCCTCGACCTGGCCGAGGAGGCGCTCGCCCGCGACGCCGGAGAGCCCGCCCCCGACGGCTGGCTGGTCGGTGAGGGCCTCGCGGCCGCGATGATCGCGACCATCCCGCCGCGCGGCCACCACGCCGACGCGAGCGTCGCCTGCGAGGCCGACGGCTCGGTGACGATCGGGGTCGGCACGGCCGAGTTCGGCAACGGCACCGCCACCGTGCACGTCCAGCTCGTCGCCGAGGAGCTCGGCGTCGACCCCGCCCGGGTCCGGCTGCACGCCGGCGACACCGACGCGGCGTCGTACGACACGGGGGCCTATGGCTCGACCGGCTCGGTCGTCGCCGGCAGCGCGGTGCTGGCCGCGGCCCGCGACCTGCGGCGCCGCCTCGCGGAGGGTGAGCGCCCGGACGCCGACGGGCGGGTCGTCGGACGCGGGGAGCACCACGGCACCCCGCGCTCGGTCGCCTTCAACGTGCACGCCGTGCGGGTCGCGATCGACCCCGCGACCGGCGAGCTGCGGGTCCTGCGATCGGTGCAGGCCGTCGACGCCGGCGTCGTGATCAACCCCGAGCAGCTGCGCGGGCAGGTCGAGGGCGGCGTCGCCCAGGGCCTCGGCAGCGCGCTGCTCGAGGAGGTCCGCGTGGAGGCCGGCGAGGTCACCACCCGCACCTTCCGCAACTACCGCGTCCCGCAGATGGGCGACCTGCCGACGACCGAGGTGCTGTACGCCGACACCCACGACGCCCTCGGCCCGCACGGGGCGAAGTCGATGAGCGAGGCGCCGTACAACCCCGTCGCGCCGGCGCTCGCCAACGCCGTCCGCGACGCCCTCGGCGTCCGCCCCCACGAGCTGCCGATGAGCCGCGACCGGCTCTGGCGGCTGGCCCGCAACGCCCGTTGCAGCGCCGCCGACCACCCCCGGAACCCCCAGGAGGAACCGTGA
- a CDS encoding FAD binding domain-containing protein — MDLPGVTSFRRPTGRADLRLAPGETLLAGGTWLFSEPQPGTTGLVDLTTLGWPAVELLGDGTLRIGATCTIAELVASPLLGPLGPLARSAADAFLLSFKVQHAATVGGNIALALPAGAMTSLTAGLDGIALVWTPDGGERREPVAELVRGVATTSLAPGEVIRAVDVPPSALAARAAFRRMSLAPHGRSSAVVVGVGDRVTVTAATTRPVVLDADRLEEGLAAVDCWYDDPHGAPDWRAAVTATLAREVVRELRA, encoded by the coding sequence ATGGACCTGCCCGGCGTCACCTCCTTCCGCCGCCCGACCGGCCGCGCGGACCTGCGCCTCGCCCCCGGCGAGACCCTGCTCGCCGGCGGCACCTGGCTCTTCTCCGAGCCGCAGCCCGGCACCACCGGCCTGGTCGACCTCACCACCCTCGGGTGGCCGGCCGTGGAGCTGCTCGGCGACGGCACCCTGCGCATCGGCGCCACCTGCACGATCGCCGAGCTGGTCGCCTCGCCGCTCCTGGGACCGCTCGGGCCGCTGGCCCGCTCCGCGGCCGACGCGTTCCTGCTGTCCTTCAAGGTCCAGCACGCGGCGACCGTCGGCGGCAACATCGCGCTCGCGCTGCCGGCCGGCGCGATGACCTCGCTGACCGCGGGGCTCGACGGCATCGCCCTGGTGTGGACCCCCGACGGCGGCGAGCGGCGCGAGCCCGTGGCCGAGCTCGTCCGCGGGGTCGCCACCACCTCGCTCGCGCCCGGGGAGGTCATCCGCGCCGTCGACGTACCGCCCTCGGCGCTCGCGGCCCGCGCCGCCTTCCGCCGGATGTCGCTGGCCCCGCACGGCCGCTCCTCGGCGGTCGTCGTCGGGGTGGGCGACCGCGTCACCGTCACCGCCGCCACCACCCGGCCCGTCGTGCTCGACGCGGACCGGCTCGAGGAAGGACTCGCCGCCGTGGACTGCTGGTACGACGACCCGCACGGCGCGCCCGACTGGCGCGCCGCCGTCACCGCCACCCTCGCCCGCGAGGTCGTCCGGGAGCTGCGCGCATGA
- a CDS encoding MurR/RpiR family transcriptional regulator codes for MRIDERIARHHGSLSPQERKAAATLLEHLDDLATYRAAELAALAGVSKATMSRLFRSLGFADFDEVREHLRALRSAGEPRRVDGSPDLAVHAAAEGDAIARAVHQPALREAARVLGSARRLLVVGWRNSHPVALHLRQQLVQARPAVALAPLPGQVMGEELADLGPGDGVVVLGFRRRPRGFAELLDAARATGAAVVLVADPTALPLAERVDVWVECPVQSGLAFDSYAAAMSVVSVLADAVLSARGRPARDRVGAISRTYDLLGEVEG; via the coding sequence ATGAGGATCGACGAGCGGATCGCCCGCCACCACGGGTCGCTCTCGCCGCAGGAGCGCAAGGCCGCGGCGACGCTGCTCGAGCACCTCGACGACCTCGCGACGTACCGCGCCGCGGAGCTCGCCGCCCTCGCCGGGGTCTCCAAGGCCACGATGAGCCGGCTCTTCCGCAGCCTCGGCTTCGCCGACTTCGACGAGGTGCGCGAGCACCTGCGGGCGCTGCGCAGCGCCGGGGAGCCGCGCCGCGTCGACGGCAGCCCCGACCTCGCCGTCCACGCGGCGGCCGAGGGCGACGCCATCGCCCGCGCCGTGCACCAGCCCGCCCTGCGGGAGGCCGCGCGGGTCCTCGGCTCGGCCCGCCGCCTGCTCGTCGTCGGCTGGCGCAACAGCCACCCCGTGGCGCTGCACCTGCGCCAGCAGCTGGTCCAGGCCCGCCCCGCGGTGGCGCTCGCCCCGCTCCCCGGGCAGGTCATGGGCGAGGAGCTCGCTGACCTCGGCCCCGGCGACGGCGTGGTCGTGCTCGGGTTCCGCCGCCGCCCGCGCGGGTTCGCGGAGCTCCTCGACGCCGCCCGCGCGACCGGCGCGGCCGTCGTCCTCGTCGCCGACCCCACCGCGCTCCCGCTGGCCGAGCGGGTCGACGTGTGGGTCGAGTGCCCCGTGCAGAGCGGGCTGGCCTTCGACAGCTACGCCGCCGCGATGAGCGTCGTCAGCGTGCTCGCCGACGCGGTGCTCTCCGCCCGCGGGCGGCCCGCGCGCGACCGGGTCGGCGCGATCAGCCGCACCTATGACCTGCTCGGCGAGGTGGAGGGCTGA
- a CDS encoding allantoate amidohydrolase, producing MTIDTDPGAGTDADAATALARCAALAALSSRPDAIERVHLTPEHARANALVGTWMEQAGLRAWQDAAGNQCGRREGVAPGLPALLLGSHLDTVPDAGRYDGPLGVVMALAVAERLRGRDLPFALEVVGFGDEEGARFGAALLGSRALAGTWDEAWWGLTDRDGTTLREAFVDFGLDPARVGEAARRPEELVGYLEAHIEQGPHLEAADASLGYVTTIAGARRFVLSVHGEARHAGGTPYSRRRDALVGASEVVTAVERLARATGDHGCIATVGRIEVAPGAVNVVPGRADLTLDLRAATDAERDAMWETMRAEAAALCAARGLGLEVVETHSAPAVPCAPWLQQAVVAGIATTGDAEPRGLWSRAGHDAMAVAAVADVAMLFLRCSDGISHHPDEDVREVDVARGIDALEAAVLAVAAVVAGRGAA from the coding sequence ATGACCATCGACACCGACCCCGGAGCCGGCACCGACGCCGACGCGGCGACCGCGCTGGCCCGCTGCGCCGCGCTGGCCGCGCTGAGCAGCCGGCCGGACGCGATCGAGCGGGTGCACCTGACCCCCGAGCACGCGCGGGCCAACGCGCTGGTCGGCACCTGGATGGAGCAGGCCGGGCTGCGCGCCTGGCAGGACGCCGCCGGCAACCAGTGCGGCCGGCGCGAGGGCGTCGCCCCCGGCCTGCCGGCGCTGCTGCTCGGCTCCCACCTCGACACCGTCCCCGACGCCGGGAGGTACGACGGCCCGCTCGGCGTCGTCATGGCGCTCGCGGTGGCCGAGCGGCTGCGTGGTCGCGACCTGCCGTTCGCGCTCGAGGTCGTCGGGTTCGGCGACGAGGAGGGCGCCCGGTTCGGCGCCGCGCTGCTCGGCAGCCGCGCGCTCGCCGGCACCTGGGACGAGGCCTGGTGGGGGCTGACCGACCGCGACGGCACCACGCTGCGCGAGGCGTTCGTCGACTTCGGGCTCGACCCGGCCCGGGTCGGCGAGGCCGCGCGCCGGCCCGAGGAGCTGGTCGGCTACCTCGAGGCGCACATCGAGCAGGGGCCGCACCTGGAGGCCGCCGACGCCTCGCTGGGCTACGTCACGACGATCGCCGGCGCCCGGCGGTTCGTGCTGAGCGTCCACGGCGAGGCGAGGCACGCCGGCGGGACGCCGTACTCCCGGCGGCGCGACGCGCTGGTCGGCGCCAGCGAGGTCGTCACCGCCGTGGAGCGGCTGGCGCGGGCCACCGGCGACCACGGCTGCATCGCGACCGTGGGCCGGATCGAGGTCGCCCCCGGCGCGGTCAACGTGGTGCCCGGCCGGGCGGACCTCACCCTCGACCTGCGCGCGGCCACCGACGCCGAGCGCGACGCGATGTGGGAGACGATGCGCGCGGAGGCAGCCGCCCTGTGCGCGGCCCGCGGGCTCGGCCTCGAGGTCGTCGAGACCCACAGCGCCCCCGCCGTCCCGTGCGCGCCGTGGCTCCAGCAGGCCGTGGTGGCCGGCATCGCGACGACCGGGGACGCCGAGCCCCGCGGGCTGTGGAGCCGCGCCGGGCACGACGCGATGGCCGTCGCCGCGGTCGCCGACGTCGCGATGCTCTTCCTGCGCTGCTCCGACGGCATCAGCCACCACCCCGACGAGGACGTCCGCGAGGTCGACGTGGCCCGCGGCATCGACGCGCTGGAGGCGGCCGTGCTCGCGGTGGCGGCCGTCGTCGCGGGGCGGGGCGCGGCATGA
- a CDS encoding pyridoxal-phosphate-dependent aminotransferase family protein, with protein MSGQVHPPARLLMGPGPINADPRVLRAMSAQLVGQYDPAMTAYMTETMALYREVFATANEQTFLVDGTSRAGIEAALVSLLEPGDRVLVPVFGRFGHLLVEIAERCGAQVHTIEVPWGEVFAPEQVEAAVAAVRPKLVAVVQGDTSTTMCQPLADLGEVCRRHDALLYCDATASLGGNAFATDAWGLDVVTAGLQKCLGGPSGSAPITISERAVDVIEARKHVEAGIREPGDTARGTRIASNYLDLAQVMDYWGPRRLNHHTEATTMLYGARECARLLVEEGLDAAVARHALHGRAMLEGVRGLGLGVFGDVAQKMHNVVAVEIPDGVDGAATRAALLADFGIEIGTSFGPLHGRVWRIGTMGYNARRDAVLTTLAALEQVLRAAGASVTAGGGVGAAREVYA; from the coding sequence ATGAGCGGCCAGGTCCACCCGCCGGCGCGGCTGCTGATGGGGCCCGGACCGATCAACGCCGACCCGCGGGTGCTGCGCGCGATGTCCGCCCAGCTGGTGGGGCAGTACGACCCCGCGATGACGGCGTACATGACCGAGACCATGGCGCTCTACCGCGAGGTCTTCGCGACGGCCAACGAGCAGACGTTCCTGGTCGACGGCACCTCCCGCGCCGGCATCGAGGCCGCGCTCGTCAGCCTGCTCGAGCCGGGCGACCGAGTGCTGGTGCCGGTCTTCGGCCGCTTCGGCCACCTCCTGGTCGAGATCGCCGAGCGGTGCGGCGCGCAGGTGCACACCATCGAGGTGCCGTGGGGCGAGGTGTTCGCGCCCGAGCAGGTCGAGGCCGCGGTCGCGGCGGTGCGGCCGAAGCTCGTCGCGGTGGTCCAGGGCGACACCTCCACCACGATGTGCCAGCCGCTCGCCGACCTCGGGGAGGTCTGCCGCCGCCACGACGCGCTGCTCTACTGCGACGCGACCGCGAGCCTCGGCGGCAACGCCTTCGCGACCGACGCCTGGGGCCTCGACGTCGTGACCGCCGGGCTGCAGAAGTGCCTCGGCGGCCCCTCGGGCAGCGCCCCGATCACCATCTCCGAGCGCGCCGTCGACGTCATCGAGGCCCGCAAGCACGTCGAGGCCGGCATCCGCGAGCCCGGCGACACCGCCCGCGGGACCCGGATCGCCAGCAACTACCTCGACCTCGCGCAGGTGATGGACTACTGGGGCCCGCGCCGGCTCAACCACCACACCGAGGCCACGACCATGCTCTACGGCGCCCGGGAGTGCGCGCGCCTGCTCGTCGAGGAGGGCCTGGACGCGGCGGTGGCCCGTCACGCGCTGCACGGGCGGGCGATGCTCGAGGGCGTCCGCGGCCTGGGGCTGGGCGTCTTCGGCGACGTCGCCCAGAAGATGCACAACGTCGTCGCGGTCGAGATCCCCGACGGCGTCGACGGCGCCGCGACCCGCGCGGCGCTGCTGGCGGACTTCGGCATCGAGATCGGCACCTCCTTCGGCCCGCTCCACGGGCGGGTCTGGCGGATCGGCACGATGGGCTACAACGCCCGCCGCGACGCCGTGCTCACCACCCTCGCCGCGCTGGAGCAGGTGCTCCGCGCGGCCGGGGCGTCGGTCACCGCCGGCGGCGGCGTCGGCGCGGCCCGCGAGGTCTACGCATGA
- the allB gene encoding allantoinase AllB, translating to MSAAVGTGSSAWAAVRGRQVLVDGALRPATVTIAEGRVSGVEAVDHPVAGPVLDVPDAAYVLPGVVDTHVHVNEPGRTHWEGFATATRAAHAGGVTTLVDMPLNSVPPTTTVAGLRAKQEAAAGRLAVDVAFWGGAVPGNLADLEPLHEAGVLGFKCFLSPSGVEEFPPLDPAGFEEALAEVARLDALMVVHAEDPAVLDAAPHPPSRAYADFLLSRPDEAETTAVRRVLDGARATGARVHVLHLSSARAVDLLADARAEGLPVTVETCPHYLCLEADAIPDAAPEFKCCPPIRDRANRERLWEALLAGVVDVVVSDHSPTTAEEKARGGGDLQQAWGGVAGLQVGFTAVAAEAAARGIGVERVAQWMATGTADLVGLPDKGRIAPGADADLVVHDPTATTEVRAADLAHRNPVSAYDGLTLAGRVTHTLVRGSSVVDHARGRMLGRMLGRTA from the coding sequence GTGAGCGCCGCCGTCGGAACCGGCTCCTCCGCGTGGGCCGCCGTCCGCGGCCGGCAGGTGCTGGTCGACGGCGCGCTGCGGCCGGCCACGGTGACCATCGCCGAGGGGCGGGTGAGCGGCGTCGAGGCGGTCGACCACCCGGTCGCCGGGCCGGTGCTCGACGTGCCCGACGCGGCGTACGTCCTGCCGGGCGTGGTGGACACCCACGTGCACGTCAACGAGCCGGGGCGCACGCACTGGGAGGGCTTCGCGACGGCCACCCGCGCCGCCCACGCCGGCGGCGTCACGACCCTCGTCGACATGCCGCTCAACTCGGTCCCGCCGACCACGACGGTCGCCGGGCTGCGGGCCAAGCAGGAGGCCGCCGCGGGCCGGCTCGCCGTCGACGTCGCGTTCTGGGGCGGAGCCGTGCCGGGCAACCTCGCGGACCTCGAGCCGCTGCACGAGGCGGGCGTGCTGGGCTTCAAGTGCTTCCTGTCGCCCTCGGGCGTGGAGGAGTTCCCGCCGCTTGACCCCGCCGGCTTCGAGGAGGCGCTGGCCGAGGTGGCGCGGCTGGACGCCCTGATGGTCGTCCACGCCGAGGACCCCGCCGTCCTCGACGCGGCGCCGCACCCGCCGAGCCGGGCCTACGCCGACTTCCTGCTCTCCCGGCCCGACGAGGCCGAGACCACCGCGGTACGCCGCGTGCTCGACGGCGCGCGGGCGACCGGCGCGCGTGTGCACGTCCTGCACCTCTCCAGCGCCCGGGCCGTCGACCTGCTCGCCGACGCCCGCGCCGAGGGGCTCCCGGTCACCGTCGAGACCTGCCCGCACTACCTGTGCCTGGAGGCGGACGCGATCCCGGACGCGGCCCCGGAGTTCAAGTGCTGCCCGCCGATCCGCGACCGCGCCAACCGCGAACGGCTGTGGGAGGCACTGCTCGCCGGGGTGGTCGACGTCGTCGTCTCCGACCACTCCCCCACGACCGCGGAGGAGAAGGCGCGCGGCGGCGGCGACCTCCAGCAGGCCTGGGGCGGCGTGGCCGGCCTCCAGGTCGGGTTCACCGCCGTCGCCGCCGAGGCGGCCGCCCGCGGGATCGGCGTCGAGCGGGTCGCGCAGTGGATGGCGACCGGCACCGCCGACCTCGTCGGCCTGCCGGACAAGGGCCGGATCGCGCCCGGCGCCGACGCCGACCTGGTCGTCCACGACCCCACCGCGACCACCGAGGTCCGCGCCGCGGACCTGGCCCACCGCAACCCGGTCAGCGCCTACGACGGGCTGACCCTCGCCGGGCGGGTCACGCACACGCTCGTGCGGGGCAGCTCGGTCGTCGACCACGCCCGCGGCCGGATGCTGGGCCGGATGTTGGGGCGGACCGCATGA
- the pucL gene encoding factor-independent urate hydroxylase, giving the protein MAAGDVVLGENQYGKAECRLVRIDRETPGAPGGRHRITDLTVTGQLRGDFAACHTDGDNSQVVATDTQKNTLYAFARDGVGAPEELLLRLAEHFTTGFPWVSGGRWEARQHAWERLEVDGAPHDHSFVRGGRETRTALVQRDGDDVFVLAGLRDLTVLKSTGSEFGGFPRDRYTTLPETDDRILATDVTAWWRYAELPSGPGGFDATYAAVRDLLLATFADLHSLALQQTIFAMGKAVLEAFPGIAEVRLSCPNNHHFLVDLEPFGLDNPGEVFVASDRPYGLIQATVQREGEAREPRAWATVAGFA; this is encoded by the coding sequence GTGGCAGCGGGCGACGTCGTCCTCGGCGAGAACCAGTACGGCAAGGCGGAGTGCCGCCTGGTCCGGATCGACCGCGAGACGCCGGGCGCGCCCGGCGGGCGGCACCGGATCACCGACCTCACGGTCACCGGCCAGCTGCGCGGCGACTTCGCGGCCTGCCACACCGACGGCGACAACAGCCAGGTCGTGGCCACCGACACCCAGAAGAACACCCTCTACGCCTTCGCCCGCGACGGCGTGGGCGCGCCGGAGGAGCTGCTGCTGCGGCTCGCGGAGCACTTCACCACCGGCTTCCCGTGGGTCAGCGGCGGCCGGTGGGAGGCCCGGCAGCACGCCTGGGAGCGGCTCGAGGTCGACGGCGCGCCGCACGACCACTCCTTCGTCCGCGGCGGCCGCGAGACCCGCACCGCGCTGGTCCAGCGCGACGGCGACGACGTCTTCGTGCTCGCCGGCCTGCGCGACCTCACCGTCCTGAAGTCGACCGGGTCGGAGTTCGGCGGCTTCCCCCGCGACCGCTACACGACCCTGCCCGAGACCGACGACCGGATCCTCGCCACCGACGTGACCGCCTGGTGGCGCTACGCCGAGCTGCCGAGCGGTCCCGGCGGGTTCGACGCGACGTACGCCGCCGTGCGGGACCTGCTGCTCGCCACCTTCGCCGACCTGCACTCCCTCGCGCTGCAGCAGACGATCTTCGCGATGGGCAAGGCCGTCCTCGAGGCGTTCCCGGGCATCGCCGAGGTGCGGCTGTCGTGCCCGAACAACCACCACTTCCTCGTCGACCTCGAGCCGTTCGGGCTGGATAACCCCGGCGAGGTGTTCGTCGCTTCCGACCGGCCCTACGGGCTGATCCAGGCGACGGTGCAGCGCGAGGGCGAGGCCCGTGAGCCGCGCGCGTGGGCGACCGTGGCGGGGTTCGCGTGA